A portion of the uncultured Draconibacterium sp. genome contains these proteins:
- a CDS encoding TerB family tellurite resistance protein: MGKFGKWIGGGLGWALGGPLGAILGFTIGSMVDGGQEAVKRGTRGGYSGRTTTGGYVMSLLVLVAAVMKADGKVLKSELDYVKKFMVHNFGEDSAQEAIKMLRDLLKQTIPVNEVCQQIKANMNYSARLQLVHFLFGIAQADGEVDVEEQKLITHICNQMGIGNNDFESIQAMFVPNTDGDYKILEIEKTASDEELKKAYRRMAMKYHPDKVSNLGNEVQNAAKEKFQKVNQAYENIKKERKIA; encoded by the coding sequence ATGGGAAAATTTGGTAAATGGATAGGCGGAGGACTCGGATGGGCATTGGGTGGCCCTCTGGGAGCAATATTAGGATTTACAATTGGTTCGATGGTAGATGGCGGACAAGAAGCCGTTAAACGTGGAACACGCGGAGGATATTCGGGCAGAACAACCACCGGCGGATATGTAATGAGCCTGTTGGTTTTGGTTGCTGCCGTAATGAAAGCCGATGGAAAAGTTCTGAAATCGGAGCTCGATTATGTTAAAAAATTTATGGTGCACAACTTTGGCGAAGACTCGGCACAGGAAGCTATTAAAATGTTGCGCGACCTGCTGAAACAAACCATTCCGGTTAATGAAGTTTGCCAGCAGATAAAAGCCAACATGAACTACTCGGCTCGCCTGCAACTGGTTCATTTTCTGTTCGGAATAGCCCAGGCCGATGGGGAAGTTGATGTAGAAGAACAAAAGCTGATTACTCACATTTGTAACCAAATGGGAATTGGGAATAACGATTTTGAATCAATTCAGGCCATGTTTGTGCCGAATACCGATGGCGATTATAAAATTCTGGAAATTGAGAAAACAGCTTCTGATGAAGAGCTTAAAAAGGCCTATCGCCGAATGGCAATGAAATACCATCCTGATAAAGTTAGCAACCTGGGCAACGAAGTACAGAATGCAGCTAAGGAGAAATTTCAGAAAGTAAACCAAGCCTACGAAAACATTAAAAAGGAACGGAAAATAGCTTAA
- a CDS encoding MOSC domain-containing protein, which yields MKIISTNIAKPKTITWKGKEVPTGLYKFSVDGGISLGNQDVLHDHVMDRRYHGGIDKACYLYSSDHYEFWKQLYPDLEMPWGMFGENLSVEGLQEKEVNIGDTYKIGDVLVQVTQPRQPCFKLQFRFDDNNIVRRFIDSGFSGVYVRVLKKGRVKPGDTMQLVDKKQSLSIHEVYRLLYANEFDSKVKDAVNDPFIAESCKRDLLKRWGDQLAVNE from the coding sequence ATGAAAATTATATCAACGAATATTGCCAAACCAAAAACAATAACCTGGAAAGGGAAAGAAGTACCCACCGGATTGTATAAATTTAGCGTTGATGGCGGTATTTCTTTGGGCAACCAAGATGTATTGCACGACCATGTTATGGATCGCCGTTATCATGGTGGAATTGATAAAGCATGCTACCTATACTCATCTGACCACTATGAATTCTGGAAACAGTTATACCCCGATTTGGAAATGCCCTGGGGAATGTTTGGCGAAAATTTATCGGTGGAAGGGTTGCAAGAAAAAGAGGTGAACATTGGCGACACCTATAAAATTGGCGATGTTTTGGTACAGGTTACACAACCGCGCCAACCTTGTTTTAAATTGCAATTCAGGTTTGATGATAACAACATTGTGCGCCGGTTTATCGATTCAGGATTTTCAGGAGTTTATGTGAGGGTATTAAAAAAAGGTCGTGTAAAACCCGGCGACACCATGCAACTTGTGGATAAAAAGCAATCGCTTTCGATACACGAAGTTTATAGGCTGCTTTACGCCAACGAATTTGATTCGAAAGTAAAAGATGCAGTAAATGATCCGTTTATTGCAGAAAGTTGCAAACGTGATTTACTAAAACGTTGGGGCGATCAATTAGCAGTCAACGAATGA
- a CDS encoding TonB-dependent receptor, whose amino-acid sequence MMLLLLLFLGVVVQAQNITLSGYLKDASNGEALIGATVYVEELKQGTASNAYGFYSLTIPEGSYTLQVSFIGYQTIKQKIDARESLNISLSLQENTEVMEEIIVSGEAANANVERIEMGMEKLPVKTIQKLPAFMGEVDIIRTIQLLPGIQSGGEASSGLYVRGGGPDENLMILDEAPVYNASHLMGFFSVFNSNAIKDIQVYKSGIPAEYGGKASSVIDIRQKDGNSKQFGFDGGIGNLSSRLTLEGPIIKDKWSFLLAGRRTYYDILGKAAGIDELADNTMYFYDLNGKSNLVINNNNRIYLSGYMGEDVFEMGESMYMRWGNATATARWNHIFGDKIFMNISAIFSNYDYKLGVPGDNADNFDWSSRIKDYNGKADFTWFMNPQNTVKFGINAIKHQFRPGKITTNGDNSMFSDMELAHYNAIESAAYLSNEQKLSDRFSLQYGVRLSHFQQIGKGEVNVYQDPENPAEDEIIETISYDKNDKIGDAFVHLEPRLSMKYTLDRNSSVKASYNRMVQNLHLISNTQSPTPLDIWLPSSTYIKPLKVDQMSLGYFRNFQQNMWETSVEVYYKDMHNVLDYIEGAELFLNDAIETELLHGSGESKGLEALVKKSKGKLTGWVGYTWSKTEREIPGINNGNPYPSSYDRTHDLSLVSSYQLNDRWNFAANFVYATGTPTSYPVAKYNMQGNQVYEYSARNSNRIPDYNRLDLSFTYDFKKNENRRFKQSINVSVYNIYGRRNAYSITPEANEDNPNQTEFIRLSIIGAPIPSITYNFKF is encoded by the coding sequence ATGATGTTACTCCTTCTTCTATTTTTAGGAGTTGTAGTACAAGCACAGAACATTACCTTAAGTGGTTACCTCAAAGACGCTTCCAACGGAGAAGCGCTTATTGGTGCTACGGTTTATGTTGAAGAACTAAAACAGGGCACCGCATCAAATGCCTACGGATTTTACTCACTAACAATTCCCGAAGGGAGCTACACGCTTCAGGTTTCGTTTATTGGTTACCAAACCATTAAACAGAAAATCGATGCCAGGGAAAGTCTAAACATTTCGCTTTCGTTACAGGAAAACACCGAAGTAATGGAAGAGATTATTGTAAGCGGAGAAGCTGCAAATGCCAATGTGGAACGTATTGAAATGGGGATGGAAAAACTTCCGGTTAAAACCATCCAAAAACTTCCGGCATTTATGGGCGAAGTGGATATTATCCGCACCATACAGCTGTTGCCCGGAATTCAAAGTGGTGGTGAAGCCAGCTCGGGCTTATATGTTCGTGGCGGCGGACCCGACGAAAACCTGATGATTTTGGATGAAGCACCGGTTTACAATGCCTCTCACCTAATGGGTTTCTTTTCGGTATTTAACTCAAATGCCATAAAAGATATCCAGGTATACAAAAGTGGTATTCCTGCCGAATACGGAGGAAAAGCCTCGTCGGTGATTGATATCAGGCAAAAAGATGGAAACTCGAAACAGTTTGGTTTTGATGGTGGAATTGGAAACCTCTCGAGCCGCTTAACTTTGGAAGGACCAATTATTAAAGACAAATGGAGTTTTCTGCTCGCCGGTCGTCGTACATATTACGATATTTTGGGTAAAGCTGCCGGCATAGATGAGTTAGCTGACAACACCATGTATTTCTACGATTTGAACGGAAAATCAAATCTAGTTATCAACAACAACAACCGCATTTACCTTTCAGGTTATATGGGCGAGGATGTTTTTGAGATGGGAGAATCAATGTATATGCGCTGGGGAAACGCCACTGCCACTGCCCGCTGGAATCACATTTTCGGAGATAAGATATTCATGAATATTTCGGCTATTTTCTCTAACTACGATTATAAACTCGGAGTTCCGGGAGATAATGCTGACAATTTCGACTGGTCATCGCGCATAAAAGATTACAACGGAAAGGCCGATTTTACGTGGTTTATGAATCCACAGAACACCGTAAAATTTGGTATAAATGCCATTAAACATCAGTTCCGGCCGGGTAAGATTACTACCAATGGAGATAACTCGATGTTCTCTGATATGGAACTTGCACATTATAATGCTATTGAGAGCGCAGCGTATCTTTCGAACGAACAAAAACTATCCGATCGTTTTTCATTGCAATACGGCGTTCGTTTAAGTCATTTCCAACAAATAGGAAAAGGAGAAGTCAATGTTTACCAGGATCCGGAAAATCCGGCTGAAGACGAAATTATTGAAACCATCAGCTACGATAAGAATGATAAGATCGGTGATGCCTTTGTACATCTCGAGCCACGTTTAAGTATGAAATATACCCTCGACCGTAACAGCTCGGTAAAAGCGTCATACAACCGCATGGTGCAAAACCTGCATCTTATTTCGAACACACAGTCGCCTACCCCGCTTGATATCTGGTTACCATCAAGCACCTACATAAAACCATTGAAAGTTGACCAGATGTCGCTCGGCTATTTCCGAAACTTTCAACAAAATATGTGGGAAACATCGGTTGAGGTATATTACAAAGACATGCACAATGTGCTCGATTACATTGAAGGCGCTGAACTGTTCCTGAACGATGCTATTGAAACTGAACTACTTCACGGATCGGGCGAATCGAAAGGATTGGAAGCGCTGGTAAAAAAATCAAAAGGTAAACTTACCGGTTGGGTAGGTTACACCTGGTCGAAAACAGAGCGCGAAATTCCGGGTATTAATAACGGAAATCCATACCCATCATCTTACGACCGCACTCACGATCTGTCATTGGTATCAAGCTATCAACTAAACGACCGATGGAATTTTGCAGCCAATTTTGTTTATGCAACGGGTACTCCAACATCATATCCGGTAGCAAAATACAATATGCAGGGTAACCAGGTTTACGAATATTCGGCACGTAACAGCAACCGAATTCCCGATTATAACCGCCTGGATTTATCATTTACCTACGACTTTAAAAAGAATGAGAACCGACGTTTTAAACAATCGATAAATGTATCGGTTTACAACATTTACGGACGTCGTAATGCTTATTCAATTACTCCTGAGGCCAACGAAGATAATCCGAATCAAACGGAATTCATTCGCTTGTCGATCATCGGGGCCCCTATCCCATCAATCACTTATAACTTCAAATTTTAA
- the kduI gene encoding 5-dehydro-4-deoxy-D-glucuronate isomerase encodes MATIYERRYAYHPEDFKKYDTEKIRKEFLVENLMEEGNVRMVYSSIERYIIGGAVPVTDDLPLETIDPLKAAYFCERREVGVMNVGGSGTIVVDGTEYKMTYKDALYIGRGSKEVTFKSDDAAKPAHFYFNSAPAHKEYPNKQVTLADANVLHLGSLETSNERNINQLMINTVVDTCQLQMGMTELKPGSVWNTMPAHQHTRRNEVYFYFEVPDEQAVCHFMGEPQETRHIWMKNEQAVISPEWSIHSAAGTSNYIFIWGMAGENLDYNDMDVIQPRELR; translated from the coding sequence ATGGCAACAATTTATGAAAGAAGGTATGCTTATCATCCTGAGGATTTTAAGAAATACGATACAGAAAAAATCAGAAAAGAATTTTTAGTGGAAAACCTGATGGAAGAGGGTAACGTTCGTATGGTTTATTCATCGATTGAGCGTTATATTATTGGTGGTGCTGTTCCTGTAACCGATGACCTTCCTCTGGAAACCATCGATCCGCTGAAAGCTGCCTATTTTTGCGAGCGCCGCGAAGTTGGTGTAATGAATGTTGGTGGATCCGGAACCATTGTGGTTGACGGAACGGAGTATAAAATGACTTACAAAGATGCCTTATACATCGGCCGTGGAAGCAAAGAGGTTACTTTTAAATCGGACGACGCAGCCAAACCTGCACACTTTTATTTTAACTCGGCACCTGCACACAAAGAATATCCTAACAAGCAAGTTACTTTGGCCGACGCCAATGTTCTTCATCTGGGAAGCCTGGAAACATCGAACGAAAGAAATATTAACCAGCTGATGATTAACACGGTTGTTGATACCTGCCAGCTGCAAATGGGAATGACTGAGTTAAAACCGGGAAGTGTTTGGAATACCATGCCTGCACATCAGCACACGCGCCGTAACGAGGTTTATTTCTATTTCGAAGTTCCTGACGAACAAGCTGTTTGTCATTTTATGGGCGAGCCACAGGAAACACGTCACATCTGGATGAAAAACGAACAAGCAGTGATTTCTCCTGAGTGGTCGATCCATTCGGCTGCCGGAACATCAAACTACATTTTTATCTGGGGAATGGCGGGCGAAAACCTCGATTACAATGATATGGATGTTATTCAACCTCGGGAACTGAGATAG
- a CDS encoding T9SS type A sorting domain-containing protein: MKSKSNILILGLLSVLYIFQTNVVKATKHSEYTLLESSIPPVAQNDTFIHIAQNLLTLTGNVLLNDYDPNGDEISIYFAESPKEAYLKMQADGNFVLQLPPRFSGIIEFEYYIKELTEDEYTALAHVFVQIIKNSDLDMVEDAVDMDNDNDGLPDSLEGIGIDTDNDGIPNNYDIDSDNDGIPDNTEWQDEFSYVAPLYVDANNNGWDDAYDTELGGTCYSPVDTDEDGIPDMLDRDSDSDGKNDLAEAFDFNEDGRADIQLLFSDMDEDGLDDAFDCVVKGRDWQNSIASTCSLVDLNQDGVRDWRDFTSHFNYSSAYIYPNPAVRSFQVFHPKQKYNQQLIIQIRDIQGQVKKIYKTAHSNDYIPVQDLINGSYIVTVTTDDSTYSQQVIIQH, from the coding sequence ATGAAATCGAAAAGCAATATACTAATTTTGGGGTTGCTGAGTGTTTTGTATATTTTTCAAACCAATGTTGTTAAAGCAACAAAACATTCTGAATATACTCTACTTGAATCAAGTATACCTCCCGTTGCACAAAACGATACTTTTATCCACATCGCACAAAATCTTTTAACGCTTACCGGAAATGTTTTACTAAATGATTACGATCCTAACGGAGATGAAATCAGTATCTACTTTGCTGAATCGCCGAAAGAGGCCTATCTAAAAATGCAAGCTGACGGCAACTTTGTATTACAACTTCCTCCCCGATTCAGCGGTATTATTGAGTTCGAATATTATATAAAAGAACTTACAGAAGATGAGTATACAGCGCTAGCCCATGTTTTTGTACAAATTATTAAAAACAGCGATTTGGATATGGTAGAAGATGCTGTTGATATGGATAATGACAACGATGGTTTGCCGGATAGCCTGGAAGGAATTGGCATTGATACCGACAACGACGGAATTCCGAATAATTATGATATTGACAGTGACAATGACGGAATTCCTGACAATACGGAATGGCAAGACGAATTCAGTTACGTTGCGCCACTTTATGTTGACGCTAACAACAATGGCTGGGATGATGCTTATGATACCGAATTGGGCGGTACCTGCTATTCGCCTGTTGATACCGATGAAGATGGAATACCGGATATGCTTGATCGAGATTCAGACTCGGATGGTAAAAACGATCTTGCTGAAGCTTTTGATTTTAACGAGGATGGACGTGCCGATATTCAGCTTTTGTTTTCGGATATGGACGAGGACGGCCTCGACGATGCTTTTGACTGTGTTGTTAAAGGTCGCGATTGGCAAAATTCAATTGCCAGCACATGTTCGCTTGTTGATTTAAACCAGGATGGTGTTCGCGATTGGCGCGATTTTACAAGTCATTTTAATTATAGCAGTGCATACATTTATCCCAATCCCGCAGTTCGGTCATTCCAGGTTTTTCATCCCAAGCAAAAATATAATCAACAACTCATCATTCAAATTCGCGATATACAAGGCCAGGTAAAAAAAATATACAAAACTGCGCACAGCAACGATTACATTCCTGTTCAGGATTTAATTAACGGATCGTACATTGTAACGGTTACTACCGACGATTCTACCTATTCGCAGCAGGTTATAATACAACATTAA
- a CDS encoding gluconate 5-dehydrogenase: MIQELFDLSGKVALITGGTHGIGLAVGVTLAQAGAKVCVNGRSNDKLSECKKEYAKSGVDVYTINFDVTDEVAVDKGISTIEKEVGPVDILVNNAGIIKRIPILDLKVDDFKEVIDIDLVAPFIVAKRVAPKMIENRSGKIINMCSMMSVYGRNSVSAYASAKGGLKLLTANMCCEWAKYNVQINGIGPGYIATPQTAPIREGAHPFNDLVMTRTPANRWGEPEDIGNAALFLASKAADFVNGQVLYVDGGILANFGYVKGENDI, translated from the coding sequence ATGATACAGGAATTATTCGATCTAAGCGGAAAAGTAGCGCTGATTACCGGCGGAACCCACGGTATTGGACTGGCCGTTGGAGTAACGCTGGCACAGGCAGGTGCTAAAGTTTGTGTTAATGGTCGCTCTAACGATAAATTATCCGAATGTAAAAAGGAATATGCAAAATCGGGTGTAGATGTTTACACCATTAATTTCGACGTTACCGACGAGGTAGCTGTTGACAAAGGGATTTCGACAATTGAAAAGGAAGTTGGACCGGTTGATATTCTTGTAAATAACGCAGGAATTATCAAACGTATTCCGATCCTCGATTTAAAAGTTGATGACTTTAAGGAAGTAATTGATATTGATTTGGTTGCTCCTTTTATAGTGGCTAAACGTGTGGCACCAAAAATGATTGAAAACCGCTCGGGAAAAATTATAAATATGTGTTCGATGATGAGCGTTTACGGTCGTAATTCGGTGTCGGCTTATGCTTCGGCAAAGGGCGGTTTAAAACTGTTAACGGCAAATATGTGCTGCGAGTGGGCAAAATACAATGTACAAATCAATGGAATTGGTCCGGGATATATTGCCACGCCACAAACCGCGCCGATCCGCGAGGGAGCTCATCCGTTTAATGATTTGGTGATGACACGCACTCCGGCTAACCGTTGGGGCGAACCTGAAGATATTGGAAATGCCGCTTTGTTTCTGGCATCGAAAGCAGCCGATTTTGTAAACGGGCAAGTGCTATATGTCGATGGTGGTATTTTAGCCAACTTTGGTTACGTAAAAGGCGAAAACGATATTTAA
- a CDS encoding DUF4249 domain-containing protein: MKTAQIIKGIIILLFAVVALTSCEDIVEVELNEADINLIAVEAYINTKAENNVYVKLERTLAVNQTAQNPVINNAVVQLSDNAETPNTVTLEEEGSTGVYSLPAGTDYPGIPGRTYTLTITTPDGTVITGEEYLQEVENLDTVKVNLSDRGDFEYLGIFINSQETQGLGNYYKWDIYINGEFLNDGEDLAFASDELVDGNYIYDMLILLDWEDEEEDKILHPGDTIVVEQLSISAAAYDFYWSLSDQAWAGSPFSVPPANVPSNLSSNDGKRILGLFSARDISVGNTVIIDESNYTPLVSSIPGI; encoded by the coding sequence ATGAAAACAGCACAAATAATAAAAGGAATTATCATACTGCTATTTGCCGTTGTTGCACTCACCTCGTGCGAAGATATAGTTGAGGTTGAGCTGAACGAAGCAGATATTAATCTGATAGCAGTTGAGGCCTACATAAACACAAAAGCCGAAAACAATGTGTACGTAAAACTGGAACGTACGCTTGCGGTAAATCAAACAGCACAAAATCCGGTTATCAATAATGCCGTGGTACAATTAAGCGACAACGCCGAAACGCCAAATACAGTAACACTTGAAGAAGAAGGATCGACAGGAGTTTATTCGTTGCCGGCCGGAACTGATTATCCGGGAATTCCGGGCCGTACATACACGTTAACCATTACAACACCTGATGGCACCGTAATTACCGGCGAAGAATATTTACAGGAAGTTGAAAACCTTGATACTGTTAAGGTTAATCTTAGCGATCGTGGAGATTTCGAATACCTGGGCATTTTCATAAACTCTCAGGAAACTCAAGGCTTAGGAAATTATTACAAATGGGACATTTATATAAATGGTGAATTTTTAAACGATGGCGAAGACCTGGCTTTTGCCAGCGACGAACTGGTAGATGGAAATTATATCTACGATATGCTTATTCTTCTTGATTGGGAAGATGAAGAAGAAGATAAGATTCTGCATCCGGGCGATACAATTGTGGTAGAACAATTATCCATCTCAGCAGCCGCTTATGACTTTTACTGGAGTTTGAGCGATCAGGCCTGGGCAGGAAGTCCGTTTAGCGTACCGCCCGCAAATGTTCCGAGCAACCTCAGTTCAAACGATGGAAAACGGATACTTGGATTGTTTTCGGCCCGCGATATTTCGGTTGGAAATACGGTAATTATCGACGAATCCAATTACACGCCACTGGTTTCGAGCATCCCCGGAATTTAA
- a CDS encoding LacI family DNA-binding transcriptional regulator: MAQKPEITIHDIAKKLNISASTVSRALKDNPLISEATRKKIKKAALDMGYRPNVMAANLRTRRTNTIGVIVPLINRHFFSSVISGIEDVAYKQGFAVTISQSNDNLEKESTIAHSLFSNRVDGLILSIGMETQTYDHLKLFSERNIPLVFFDRIVEEIPAHKIVVDDFGGAYRATQHLLEQGRKNIAHIGGPLNLQIYEKREAGYRQAISNAGLQINENLILHNSLTREDGLNAIKKIIRSKERPDAIFCANDTTALSTIIYLKEKGIKVPEDIAIVGFSNEPFSELVTPSISTIKQPGFEMGQKAAELLIKQISSKTKSKTYETIMMETELIVRDSSSKNQ; encoded by the coding sequence ATGGCGCAAAAACCGGAAATTACAATTCATGATATAGCCAAAAAGCTGAATATTTCGGCTTCCACAGTTTCGCGGGCATTAAAAGACAACCCTCTGATTAGCGAAGCAACAAGGAAAAAGATAAAAAAAGCGGCACTTGATATGGGCTATCGCCCAAATGTTATGGCGGCAAATCTGCGCACCCGACGTACCAATACTATTGGTGTTATTGTTCCCCTAATCAACCGGCACTTTTTTTCATCAGTAATTTCCGGAATTGAGGATGTTGCTTACAAACAGGGATTTGCCGTTACCATTTCGCAATCGAACGACAACCTGGAAAAAGAAAGTACTATCGCACACTCTTTATTTTCGAATCGTGTTGATGGACTGATTTTGTCGATTGGAATGGAAACTCAAACGTATGATCACCTGAAGCTTTTTTCGGAGAGAAATATTCCACTGGTGTTTTTCGATCGGATTGTAGAAGAAATTCCTGCACATAAAATTGTTGTTGACGATTTTGGTGGTGCCTACCGGGCTACACAACACCTTCTTGAACAGGGCCGGAAAAATATAGCTCATATTGGCGGACCTCTCAACCTGCAAATTTATGAAAAACGGGAGGCCGGGTACCGGCAAGCAATTAGCAATGCAGGACTTCAAATTAACGAGAACCTGATTTTGCACAATAGCCTTACCCGCGAAGATGGACTTAATGCGATAAAAAAGATAATCCGCTCAAAAGAAAGACCCGATGCAATTTTTTGTGCCAACGATACCACCGCACTCAGTACCATTATTTATTTAAAGGAAAAAGGAATTAAAGTGCCGGAAGACATAGCCATTGTAGGATTTAGCAACGAACCATTTAGCGAACTGGTAACACCATCAATATCAACAATAAAGCAGCCGGGTTTTGAAATGGGCCAAAAAGCAGCCGAACTATTAATTAAACAAATTAGCAGCAAAACAAAATCCAAAACATATGAAACCATAATGATGGAGACAGAACTGATTGTTCGGGATTCCTCCTCAAAAAACCAATAA
- the coaE gene encoding dephospho-CoA kinase (Dephospho-CoA kinase (CoaE) performs the final step in coenzyme A biosynthesis.) has translation MALKIGITGGIGSGKSVICRIFNLLGAPVFEADAWAKKLVNTHPEIKCGLIDWYGPNIYATNGTIDRKKLAGIIFTDGKEMQKVNGLIHPVVRQEFMLWANEQNSPYVIHEAAILFESGFYKMMDYTLLVTAPVNMRIDRVTRRDGSSKEAVKERMSKQWKDEQKSELASIEIINDNKTLLIPQIIKIDKQLKEHGKIW, from the coding sequence ATGGCTTTAAAAATTGGCATTACAGGAGGAATAGGAAGCGGGAAATCGGTTATTTGCCGTATTTTCAACCTACTCGGGGCTCCGGTTTTTGAAGCCGATGCCTGGGCCAAAAAGCTGGTTAACACACATCCGGAAATTAAATGCGGACTTATTGACTGGTATGGGCCCAACATTTATGCAACAAATGGCACAATTGACCGAAAAAAACTGGCTGGCATTATTTTTACAGATGGCAAAGAGATGCAAAAAGTAAACGGTTTAATTCATCCGGTGGTGCGGCAAGAATTTATGCTATGGGCCAACGAACAAAATAGTCCGTATGTCATTCACGAAGCGGCTATTCTTTTCGAAAGTGGTTTCTACAAAATGATGGATTATACCCTATTGGTAACGGCGCCCGTGAATATGCGAATCGACCGCGTTACCCGGCGCGACGGGTCATCAAAAGAAGCAGTGAAAGAACGAATGAGCAAACAATGGAAAGACGAACAAAAAAGCGAACTCGCTTCAATAGAGATTATAAATGACAATAAAACATTACTCATTCCTCAGATAATAAAAATCGATAAACAACTAAAAGAGCATGGGAAAATTTGGTAA